One Pseudodesulfovibrio cashew DNA window includes the following coding sequences:
- the htpG gene encoding molecular chaperone HtpG, with translation MGRKTTHKFKAEVSQLLDILVHSLYTNKEIFLRELISNASDALEKVRFKATSEGSENDVAPEIRITADKDAGTVTVTDTGVGMTRDELMRNIGTIAHSGTAELTRMAQEGKESLDALIGRFGVGFYSVYMVADEVTVTTRSIEPDAQAIIWTSDGRTDYKLQELDEDLPRGTRIEVKLKEDMVSRFANEAALKNIVNKHSNFINFPIYVADERVNTVTALWREPKFQIKDKQYAEFYKFLTYDSEDPFDTLHTSVDAPVQFNALMFIPKSGDDPFGMAREQRGLDLYVRRVLIEKQNKDLLPEYLGFVKGVVDTEDLPLNISRETLQDNMLMRKISSTLVKQVLGNLEKMAKDNADRYAEFWQAHGTLFKAGYMDFLNKDKFAKLVRFNSSASEDSKGLASFDDYISRAKDEQKEIYYAFGPSREALGLSPYLEVFRRKGVEVLYLYEPIDEFVMDALRDYEGYTLTSAEHADMAKLDKFEDLEKKEEAEALTEEQQSSLDRMMARIKDVLGEAVTEVKASRRLSDSPVCLANPDGNVTSSMDKIMRVVSKDTSIPKKVLEVNPDHILVRNMLTIFERDENDPFIDQAANQLFESALLLEGYLTDPHALVGRVQDLLTKSSGWYVEKTN, from the coding sequence ATGGGTCGCAAGACGACACACAAATTCAAGGCTGAAGTCAGCCAACTGCTCGATATCCTGGTTCATTCCCTGTACACCAACAAGGAAATCTTCCTGCGGGAACTCATCTCCAACGCATCCGACGCACTGGAAAAGGTCCGCTTCAAGGCCACCAGCGAGGGCAGCGAGAACGATGTCGCTCCGGAAATCCGCATCACAGCGGACAAGGACGCGGGCACGGTCACGGTCACGGACACCGGCGTGGGAATGACCCGCGACGAGCTGATGCGCAACATCGGCACCATCGCCCACTCCGGCACCGCCGAACTGACCCGCATGGCCCAGGAAGGCAAGGAGTCTCTAGACGCGCTCATCGGCCGCTTCGGCGTGGGCTTCTATTCCGTCTACATGGTCGCCGACGAGGTCACTGTGACGACCCGCTCCATCGAGCCGGACGCCCAGGCCATCATCTGGACCTCGGACGGCAGGACCGACTACAAGCTCCAGGAGCTGGACGAGGACCTGCCGCGCGGCACCCGCATCGAGGTCAAGCTGAAGGAGGACATGGTCTCCCGCTTCGCCAACGAGGCCGCGCTCAAGAACATCGTCAACAAGCACTCCAACTTCATCAACTTCCCCATTTACGTGGCCGACGAGCGGGTCAACACGGTGACCGCCCTCTGGCGCGAGCCCAAGTTCCAGATCAAGGACAAGCAGTACGCCGAGTTCTATAAATTCCTCACCTACGACTCCGAGGACCCCTTCGACACCCTGCACACGTCCGTGGACGCCCCCGTCCAGTTCAACGCCCTGATGTTCATCCCCAAGTCCGGGGACGACCCGTTCGGCATGGCCCGCGAGCAGCGCGGCCTGGACCTCTACGTCCGCCGGGTGCTGATCGAGAAGCAGAACAAGGACCTGCTCCCCGAGTACCTCGGCTTCGTCAAGGGCGTGGTGGACACCGAGGACCTCCCCCTGAACATCTCCCGCGAGACGCTCCAGGACAACATGCTCATGCGCAAGATCAGCTCCACCCTGGTCAAGCAGGTGCTGGGCAACCTGGAAAAGATGGCCAAGGACAATGCCGACCGCTACGCCGAATTCTGGCAGGCCCACGGCACCCTGTTCAAGGCCGGCTACATGGACTTCCTGAACAAGGACAAATTCGCCAAGCTGGTCCGCTTCAACTCCTCGGCGAGCGAGGACTCCAAGGGGCTGGCCTCTTTCGACGACTACATCTCCCGGGCCAAGGATGAGCAGAAGGAAATCTACTACGCCTTCGGCCCGAGCCGCGAGGCCCTGGGCCTGTCCCCGTACCTGGAGGTCTTCCGCAGGAAGGGCGTGGAGGTCCTCTACCTCTACGAGCCCATCGACGAGTTCGTCATGGACGCCCTGCGCGACTACGAAGGCTACACCCTGACCAGCGCCGAGCACGCTGACATGGCCAAGCTCGACAAGTTCGAGGACCTGGAGAAGAAGGAGGAAGCCGAGGCGCTCACCGAAGAGCAGCAGTCCTCCCTGGACCGGATGATGGCGCGCATCAAGGATGTCCTGGGCGAAGCCGTCACCGAGGTGAAGGCCTCCAGGCGGCTGTCCGACTCCCCTGTCTGCCTGGCCAACCCGGACGGCAACGTGACCAGCTCCATGGACAAGATCATGCGCGTGGTCAGCAAGGACACCTCCATCCCTAAGAAGGTGCTGGAGGTCAACCCGGACCACATCCTGGTGCGCAACATGCTCACCATCTTCGAGCGCGACGAGAACGACCCGTTCATCGATCAGGCCGCCAACCAGCTCTTCGAATCCGCCCTGCTGCTCGAAGGCTACCTGACCGACCCCCACGCCCTGGTGGGCCGAGTCCAGGACCTGCTGACCAAGTCCAGCGGCTGGTACGTGGAAAAAACGAACTAG
- a CDS encoding MerR family transcriptional regulator yields the protein MTGKKVLSVAEIARELDLPESTVHYWKNRFAQHLPSVGRGRQKRFRPEAVEVFAAISRLLKEGHTARDVMDRLAQEFPLQADAVPREGDVATLPRNGGMEPAMKMAAAIGLEIAKSVGEGIRSVLAAEASGGPEVGDIREGLEQAALRITTTVEETEALKSENAVLKEKLRIMEAEMIRLRKDHREMEKYLLDKIKAVTT from the coding sequence ATGACAGGCAAAAAAGTGCTTTCCGTGGCCGAGATAGCCCGTGAGCTGGATCTGCCGGAGTCCACGGTCCATTACTGGAAAAACCGATTCGCTCAGCACCTGCCGTCCGTGGGCAGGGGGCGGCAGAAGCGGTTCCGTCCCGAGGCAGTCGAGGTCTTCGCGGCCATTTCCCGTCTGCTCAAGGAAGGCCACACGGCGCGCGACGTTATGGACCGGCTGGCCCAGGAATTTCCGCTCCAGGCGGACGCCGTTCCCCGGGAGGGCGACGTGGCGACCCTACCTCGCAACGGCGGCATGGAACCGGCCATGAAAATGGCGGCGGCCATCGGGCTGGAGATCGCCAAATCGGTGGGTGAAGGCATCCGCTCGGTCCTTGCCGCAGAGGCGTCCGGCGGGCCGGAAGTGGGTGACATCAGGGAGGGTCTGGAGCAGGCCGCCCTGCGCATCACGACGACCGTGGAGGAGACCGAGGCCCTGAAAAGCGAAAATGCGGTGCTCAAGGAGAAACTCCGTATCATGGAGGCGGAAATGATCCGCCTCAGAAAGGACCACCGCGAAATGGAAAAGTACCTCCTTGACAAGATCAAAGCCGTGACTACTTAA